The Vulpes lagopus strain Blue_001 chromosome 6, ASM1834538v1, whole genome shotgun sequence genome has a segment encoding these proteins:
- the NKX2-8 gene encoding homeobox protein Nkx-2.8, with protein sequence MATSGRLSFTVRSLLDLPEQDAQHLRRREPALGAPGPGPCAAWLESERGHYPSSDESSPETSPPDSSQRPSARPASPGSDAEKRKKRRVLFSKAQTLELERRFRQQRYLSAPEREQLARLLRLTPTQVKIWFQNHRYKLKRARAPGAPGAMEPPDLAAPAELRAAPGLLRRVVVPVLVRDGQPCGSGDVSAASVRDKSGASTAAACPVPGYAAFAPCSALGLFPAYQHLAPPALVSWNW encoded by the exons ATGGCCACCTCTGGGCGCCTCAGTTTCACCGTGCGCAGCCTCCTGGATTTACCCGAGCAGGACGCACAGCACCTGCGGAGGCGCGAGCCGGCGCTGGGCGCTCCCGGGCCCGGCCCCTGCGCCGCCTGGCTGGAGTCCGAGCGCGGCCACTACCCCT CCTCGGACGAGAGCAGCCCGGAGACCAGCCCGCCCGACTCGTCGCAGCGGCCGTCCGCTCGGCCGGCGTCTCCCGGCTCAGACGCGGAAAAGAGGAAGAAGCGCCGGGTGCTGTTCTCCAAGGCGCAAACGCTGGAGTTGGAGCGGCGCTTTCGGCAGCAGCGCTACCTGTCCGCGCCCGAGCGCGAGCAGCTGGCGCGCCTGCTTCGCCTCACGCCCACGCAGGTCAAAATCTGGTTCCAGAACCATCGCTACAAGCTGAAGCGCGCGCGCGCCCCGGGCGCGCCGGGGGCGATGGAGCCGCCTGACCTCGCAGCCCCCGCCGAGCTGCGCGCTGCCCCGGGCCTGCTGCGCCGCGTGGTGGTCCCCGTGCTGGTGCGCGACGGTCAGCCCTGCGGCAGCGGCGACGTGAGCGCGGCCTCCGTCCGGGACAAGAGCGGCGCGTCCACAGCTGCCGCCTGCCCCGTGCCGGGCTACGCCGCCTTCGCGCCCTGCTCGGCGCTCGGCCTCTTCCCCGCCTACCAGCACTTGGCGCCCCCGGCCCTGGTGTCCTGGAACTGGTGA